A window of the Vigna angularis cultivar LongXiaoDou No.4 chromosome 3, ASM1680809v1, whole genome shotgun sequence genome harbors these coding sequences:
- the LOC108324043 gene encoding pentatricopeptide repeat-containing protein At3g23020 — protein sequence MLANLLGFTNTLPSPPDSSAFIPTKTYHSPNKYPFNKLSLDKNADSSTPKKRVDKKLHSTCSTRWVSHGGRIPSLLHALDTIHDLDNALRQWEETLSSREISAILKAQVSWQRALQIFEWFKEKGCYDLNVIHYNIMLWTLGRARKWGIVENLWGEMNAKGVAPVNSTYGTLIDVYSKGGLKEEALAWLQRMQNQGMEPDEVTMGIVVLLYKRGGEFRKAEEFFRRWIRGEPFRLGVSHNFAVCDEGSRADVCLSSNTYTTLIDTYGKGGQFRAACETFARMIRQCMTLNTVTLNLMIRLYGNCGRLQQACLLFQKMGEFRCRPDTWTYNILISAYIKNNNVNMAAKCLARMKQSCLEPDVVSYRILLYAYSPRKMVQEAEELVREMDERNLAIDEVTQSALTRMYVESGMLEQSWLWFRRFHLAGNISSACYSANIDAYGERGYTLEAEKVFMCCKEKKKLTVLEFNVMIKAYGIGKCYDKACQLFDCMKKFGVVADKCSYGSLIHILASADKPRDARSYLERMQKAGLVSDCVPYCVVIKSFAKLGQLKMAEELYQTMLGYAVQPDVIIYGVFINAFADAGSVEEANKYVNEMRKAGLPGNPTIYNSLIKLYTKLGYLEEAQETYKLLQSSDEGPSIFSSNCMIDLYTELVMVEQAKEIFESLKKKEIANEFSYAMMLCMYKKIGRLDEAIQIATQMRRLGLLTDVLSYNNVLGLYSVDRRLREATETFKEMIKSGIQPDDFTFRALANILLNCGVSKRAVGRLEVMVKRDSPHGLQGWMLALSCASEGDNSPKE from the coding sequence ATGCTGGCCAATCTTTTGGGTTTCACCAACACACTTCCTTCTCCACCCGATTCCTCTGCTTTCATTCCGACTAAAACCTATCACTCTCCGAATAAATATCCTTTCAACAAACTGAGTTTGGATAAAAATGCTGATTCCAGCACCCCAAAGAAGAGGGTCGATAAGAAGCTGCACTCCACGTGTTCGACGAGATGGGTCTCTCACGGTGGACGCATTCCTTCCCTTCTCCACGCTCTCGACACCATTCACGACTTGGATAACGCTCTAAGACAGTGGGAGGAGACTCTGTCCAGCAGGGAAATCAGTGCAATTCTGAAGGCCCAGGTCTCTTGGCAGAGGGCTTTGCAGATTTTCGAGTGGTTCAAGGAAAAGGGTTGCTATGACTTGAACGTCATTCACTACAACATAATGCTCTGGACCCTTGGCAGAGCGCGCAAGTGGGGGATTGTGGAGAATTTGTGGGGTGAAATGAATGCTAAAGGGGTTGCACCTGTGAATTCCACGTATGGGACCTTGATTGATGTTTATAGCAAAGGTGGGCTCAAAGAAGAAGCTCTTGCTTGGCTTCAGAGGATGCAGAATCAAGGAATGGAGCCTGATGAGGTCACCATGGGGATTGTTGTTTTGTTGTACAAGAGGGGGGGAGAGTTCCGAAAAGCTGAAGAGTTCTTCCGAAGATGGATTAGAGGTGAACCTTTTAGATTAGGGGTTAGTCATAATTTTGCAGTGTGTGATGAAGGATCACGTGCCGATGTTTGTTTAAGCTCGAATACATATACTACCTTGATTGACACGTATGGGAAGGGTGGTCAATTTCGCGCAGCATGTGAAACTTTTGCTAGGATGATCAGACAATGCATGACCTTGAATACAGTGACACTGAATTTAATGATTCGCTTATATGGAAACTGTGGAAGGCTACAACAAGCTTGTTTGTTGTTCCAGAAAATGGGAGAGTTTCGGTGCCGACCCGACACTTGGACGTATAACATTCTCATTTCGGCttatattaagaataataatgTCAACATGGCAGCTAAATGTCTTGCAAGGATGAAACAGTCCTGCCTTGAGCCAGATGTTGTGAGTTACCGTATCCTCTTGTATGCATACTCGCCAAGGAAGATGGTCCAAGAAGCGGAAGAGCTTGTACGGGAGATGGATGAAAGGAATCTTGCAATTGATGAGGTCACCCAATCTGCTTTgactagaatgtatgtagaATCAGGTATGCTTGAGCAGTCATGGTTGTGGTTCAGGAGGTTTCACCTAGCTGGGAATATTAGTTCTGCCTGTTATTCTGCTAATATTGACGCTTATGGAGAGCGAGGGTACACTTTAGAAGCAGAGAAAGTATTTATGTGCtgcaaagaaaagaagaagctcACTGTCCTCGAGTTTAATGTAATGATTAAAGCTTATGGGATAGGAAAATGCTATGATAAAGCATGCcaattgtttgattgtatgaaGAAATTTGGTGTTGTCGCAGACAAATGCAGCTACGGTTCTCTTATACATATTTTGGCCAGTGCTGACAAGCCGCGCGATGCAAGATCTTATCTTGAAAGAATGCAGAAAGCAGGACTTGTGAGTGACTGTGTTCCATATTGTGTTGTGATAAAAAGCTTCGCGAAGTTAGGGCAATTGAAAATGGCTGAAGAATTGTACCAAACGATGCTTGGATACGCCGTGCAGCCTGATGTGATTATTTATGGTGTTTTTATCAATGCTTTTGCTGATGCGGGAAGTGTTGAAGAAGCCAACAAATATGTTAATGAAATGCGAAAGGCAGGATTGCCAGGGAATCCAACTATATATAACTCTTTAATTAAGTTGTATACTAAATTAGGCTACCTGGAAGAAGCTCAAGAAACATACAAATTGCTTCAATCGTCAGATGAAGGTCCTTCTATATTTTCCTCTAATTGTATGATTGATCTTTATACTGAACTTGTTATGGTTGAACAAGCAAAAGAGATATTTGAGAgcttgaagaaaaaagaaattgcaAATGAGTTTTCGTATGCAATGATGCTATGTATGTATAAGAAAATCGGAAGATTGGATGAAGCCATTCAAATTGCAACACAGATGAGAAGACTAGGTCTTTTGACTGATGTATTGAGTTATAATAATGTGCTTGGTTTGTATTCTGTGGATAGGAGGCTAAGGGAAGCTACAGAAACTTTCAAGGAAATGATAAAATCTGGCATTCAACCAGACGATTTCACATTTAGAGCTCTTGCTAACATTTTGCTGAATTGTGGAGTTTCAAAGCGGGCGGTTGGCAGGCTAGAAGTAATGGTGAAAAGGGATTCTCCTCACGGTTTGCAAGGATGGATGCTGGCACTCTCATGTGCATCTGAAGGAGATAATTCTCCAAAAGAATAG